CAGGCGCTGCGCTGCGGAAACGGCATACGGTTTTGCCGCCATGTCAGCCGCGATGGACTGGGGGATGATACGCCAGTGATAAAGGACTTTCGGGATATGGAAGATCTTTTGCGCGCGCTCGGTAATCCGTAAAACTAGATCCCAGTCCTGTGCGCCATTAAATTCGGACCTGAGCAATCCTGTCTGCATCAACAGGTCACGTCGTACACAGCTGACATGGCAGGTGTACATGATGCTCATCAGGGTATCTGGTGACCAGTCCGGTTTGAAGAACGGCTGAACAAAACGGCCGTTTTCATCTATTTTATCTTCATCACTATATATGTAATCCGGATCATGCAGGTTGATGCACAGGGCCAGTTCATGCAGGCAGTCTTCTGTCAGTTCATCATCATGGTCCAGAAAAACGACATGACTGCCTGTTGCCGCCCGGATGGCTGTATTGGTCGCCTCGGCAATACCGGTATTGTGTTCAAGATACAGCACATGAACCGAAGGATGGGACAGTGATTGCAGAAAGCCGACCGTATCTTCACGGCTGCTTGCATCATCGACAAGAATAAGATTCCAGTCTGGATACCATTGCCGGTAAACGGATTCCAGCATGGCGTCCAGCAGACGGGGCTCGGTATTATATACCGGAACCACAATGGAAAATTCCGGTCCTGCCGGAAGATCGGGCAGTACGACATCAGGCTTTTCAGAACGGACATAACAGTATTCTGGTGCTGTCCGTGTTATATGATAATGGTGCCGAGTATCCAGATCAAGATAATGGCGTTCCATCTTTCCGGCAGGGATGAAGGAACGGATCTGCCGTGCAAGGCGTCGGAAATATCGAATGGGTGAAGATATGCCGCGCGGAATTTTTCTCTTGTTGGTCATTTCCATTTATTAAAATCTATATTATCCGGATATGAGTGCGCTTGATTTCTTCATGACATGCGGCGGCCATCAATCGTTTCAAAATACGACAACCGGATGATTACGCATGACCTTCCCATGGCGATGTCTGGACAACAATGCCACTCCTTTCGCATTCACATCCCGGAACGGTACGTTATCACAGGCCGGGTGTTGAGGGAAACGGCGGTGCCGGATGACGGAATTTCCGGCCGGGGCCGCCTGCCTGTCATGCGGCCAAGGGTGGATCGCCGCTTCCGGGTAGCGCCAGTGTCAGGGTGTGGAGATGAATGTTTCCACATTCGCCTGCCGGGACTGAGGGGAAGCATTCCACTGCCGTGCTTCAGGCGCCCGGGTCATCATTTCCCGTCCTGCGCCGTAAATATGGTAAAGGGAACTGGCCGGCATATGGTCGACCATGGGGCGCAGTTGCTGGTCAAGGCGATCAATCCAGCCACCGGCCAGATGATCGGGTGCATAGCGTTCAAAAAACAGGCCGCTGATCTGCGGCAGCATGCTGGTGGCCTCCACGCCGTCATGCGCCTGCTTGCGACCGAGCAGACGCATGAGCTCGGTCTGTGGCCAGATACGGGTGGAGTGCTCGATGACTATGCCATCTTCCGTCACGGCATCGAAAGCCAGCCCCGTCCCGGGGTGACAGCCAGCAGTCACACCGCTTGCGAACAGTCGGTCTGCCGCGGCGGCAATCCGCATGCTTTCCGCACCCGTACAGCCTGAAAGCCGGCTGTATTCATGCAGAAGCCACGACCATTCGAACAGGTGCCCCGGTTCGGCACGGTTGCGGCCGGGCGGAAGGGCCGCAACCCATTCCGC
This portion of the Komagataeibacter sp. FNDCF1 genome encodes:
- a CDS encoding glycosyltransferase, whose product is MTNKRKIPRGISSPIRYFRRLARQIRSFIPAGKMERHYLDLDTRHHYHITRTAPEYCYVRSEKPDVVLPDLPAGPEFSIVVPVYNTEPRLLDAMLESVYRQWYPDWNLILVDDASSREDTVGFLQSLSHPSVHVLYLEHNTGIAEATNTAIRAATGSHVVFLDHDDELTEDCLHELALCINLHDPDYIYSDEDKIDENGRFVQPFFKPDWSPDTLMSIMYTCHVSCVRRDLLMQTGLLRSEFNGAQDWDLVLRITERAQKIFHIPKVLYHWRIIPQSIAADMAAKPYAVSAAQRLREEALHRRGHAGLVEPLPGHPVHCIRYIPEADTMISIIIVIQSHKHKAQLRQCLQAISQGNEWENTEIIIVASDRTGHIDVPSSSPCRHVSLPETICTMPAARNFGAAQAEGTVLLFLDADLELQVPDALDRMAGYAQREHIGAVGAKLLLPGGKHVQHAGILNGSGRPVFAFQGMDNREGGYFMRNLVEYNWIAVSGACLMIERAKFEMMQGFDESLARDLTEIDLCFRLVQKNYWNIVCPQAKFTYAHKPEINADIKDIMDMYNKNPEFFLHDPFYNANLRADSTRFDLAL